Part of the Sulfuricella denitrificans skB26 genome is shown below.
CCTAACCGTTCCCTGCTGTCCGACCGGCTGGATCAGGCGATTTCCAATTCGGAACGGCAGGACAAATTGCTGGTGTTGGCCCTTGTCGATCTGGACGGATTCAAGGAGGTCAACGATCTCTATGGACATGATCTGGGCGACCAGTTGTTGAAAGAGGTGGCGCAACGCTTCCTGCATGACGTGCGCGGAGGGGATACGGTGGCCCGGCTGGGTGGGGACGAGTTCGTGCTGCTGCTCAACGATGTTGAAGATATTGACGATATGGAGGTGGCGCTGGACCGGATTCTGATCGATGTTGCCAGGCCCTACTATATCGACGGTCGGGAGGTGCAGCTATCCGCCAGTATCGGTGTGACGGTGTACCCGCTCAACGATGCCGACCCAGAAAGCCTGTTGCGTCACGCCGATCAGGCCATGTATCAGGCCAAGCAGGCGGGCCGCAATCGCTATTCCATTTTCGATGTGTCGCTCGACCAGCAGACGCGTTCCCGTTTTCGCGAGAAGGAACGTGTTGCCCAGGCGCTTCGACAGGGAGAACTGCGGCTATATTATCAGCCCAAGGTGAACATGCGCACCGGCCAGGTTATCGGTTTCGAGGGGCTGCTGCGCTGGCAGCATCCGGAGCGCGGGTTGGTCGGGCCGCTGGATTTTCTGCCTCAGGTTGAACATACCGATCTGATCGTGGAAATCGGCTTATGGGTTTTGCAGGAAGCCTTGCGCCAGCTTGCGGTATGGGAGAAAGCGGGGATGCGCACCACGGTGAGCGTCAATATCGCGGCGCGCCATTTTCAGAACGCGGATTTGGTCGACCAGTTGCGCGACCTGTTTGAGTTATATCCCACGGTTTCGCCCGGTTCTCTGGAACTGGAAATTCTGGAAAGCGCCGCGCTCGAGGATATACAGTCGGTGCGGGCGATCATGGCAGCCTGCCAGAAGCAGGGTGTCAAATTCGCGCTGGACGATTTCGGTACCGGATATTCATCGTTGTCTTACCTGAAGCGCCTGCCCTCCAATACCCTGAAAATCGACCAGTCGTTCGTGCGCGACATGCTGGAAGACCCGGATGATCTGGCCCTTATCGAGGGCGTGGTGAGTCTGGCGAGTATTTTCAAGCTCGGCGTGATCGCCGAAGGGGTCGAAACAACGGAGCATGGCGTGATGCTGATGCGCCTGGGCTGCGATGAGGTGCAGGGCTATGGCATAGCCCGCCCCATGCCCGCAGTCGACGTGCCGGCATGGTGTACGCAGTTCAGACCCGATCCAGCCTGGCTGCGCTGGGCGGACATGCGCTGGGATCTGGCTGACTTCCCGCTGCTGGTGGCGCAGCAGGATCATTTGAAATGGGTCAAACAGGTGACGACAGCGGTTAGCAGTGCCGCGATGGTGCTGGCTGAGGCAGAGTTGACGGACCACCACCACTGCCGTTTCGGTTTATGGTTCGATAGTATAGGCAGTGAGCGCTACGGCCATCTGCCGGTTTTTGCCGAGTTGGAGCCGATTCACGCCCATGTGCATGAGGTCGGTTCGGAAATCATTCGATTGCGCGACGCTGGCGATATCCAGGCGGCAGAAGCACTATGTCCGCAGCTGCTGATACTGAAGGATCAGGTGCTGGATAAACTGGCGGATCTGCAGAATGCCATGGTGATTTATTAGAGGTCAGAGAATAACCGCTATAGGGACTGAAAATGCTGTTAGAATATTTGAAATGAATAGCTTGCTCGGATAATAATTAAACCCGGGAGTGAACGTGGTGAGTAATCCAGGGAAATTCCTAGTGTTATGGAACAAGATCGGGCTGCTGCCCCGCTTGCTGTTCTTTGTGGTACTGGTGATTTTTTCTTCGGGTGGCCTGCTCAGCTATCTACAGATGGCGGATGAAAGCGCCTATGTGCGCGAACACCATCTGACTGAGCTGCGAGATACCCAGCGTTTCCTTGATCAGTTGTTGCCGAAGTACGTGGTTAACAATAATGTCGCCGCTATTCAGCAAGTGTTTGGCGCTCAGATCGGAGAGCCTAGTAATATTGGTCGTATTGAGTGGCAGTCAGGCTCCGGCTTGCAGGTCATTCAGGACGGCGGCAAAGTGCCGCTTTCCGCGCCCGAGTGGTTTGTTCGTTTCGCTCCTATTCCCCCTGAGGAGCTGATTTCATCCATCAATGTCGGTGAAGCGAATTTCGGTACGCTGAAGCTGCGCATCGATCCAGTGCCGTCGATCAATCGGCTGTGGCAGCATTTGTCAACGCAGCTCAAGATTATTGCACTGGCGAATTTTGCCGTCATCCTGCTCCTTGTTTTATTGCTGCGCGGCAACCTGAAAACGTTGCGCCAGTTGTCGATTTCCGCTATCCGTTTCAAGCGGGGCGACTACAGTGCGCGGGTCGAGGCTGGAGGCGACCCAGAAATCAACGGGGCGGCTCAGGCCTTCAACCGAATGGCGGAGGAGGTGGAGCATTTGCTGCAGTCGCTGGATCAGAGCGAGAACAGGTTTCGGGCAATTTTCGATCAAACATTCCAGTTCGCTGGCCTGCTAGACAGGGAAGGCATATTGCTGGAAGCCAATCAGGGCGTCCTGGATGCTGCCGGGATCCGCGCCAGCGAGGTGGTTGGCCGCCCGCTCTGGGATACGCCATGGTGGGACCCTGCGGAAGCGCCGCGTCTGCGCGAGGCGGTTGAGCGCGCCGCCCACGGTGAATTCGTTCGCTACGAAACCTATTTCCTGGGGTCGGATGGGATGCCTCGCGCCGTGGATTTTTCCCTGAAGCCATTTCGTGAGAAAAACAAGGAGATTACCTGGCTGATTGCGGAAGGCCGCGATATCACTTCTCTCAAGCAGGCGGAAGCGGAGCTTCGCGCCGAAAAGGTGCGAGCACAGGTGACTTTGTCCTCGATAGGCGATGCGGTCATTACCACCGATGCGATGGGGCGTGTGGAATACCTCAACCCGGTGGCGGAACAGTTGACTGGTTGGGCATCCTGGGAAGCACATGGTCTCGAATTGCAGAAGGTCTTCAACGTGGTCGGTGAAACTCCACGACTTCCATTGGCAACTCACGCGGCGCGCATGCTGGTTCCGGGTACGGTGATCGAACTGGAGAGCAACGGTTTACTGCGTACTCGTGGCGGGCGTGAGGTTTCTATCGAGGAGTCCGTTGCGCCGATCCGCGATGGCAATGGCGATGTGCTAGGTTGTGTGCTGGTGTTTCATGACGTCAGCGAAAAGCGCCGACTGATGCAGCAAATCACCTGGCAGGCGGGGCACGATGCCTTGACCAAGCTGCCCAATCGCTCCTTGCTGGCTGACCGTCTCGAACTGGCGATTTCCAGCGCTAAACGCATGGACAAGCTGCTGATGGTCGGTTTCATCGACCTGGATAAATTCAAGGAAATTAACGATCTCTACGGACACGAACTGGGTGACCTGCTGCTGATCGAGGTGGCGCACCGCCTGACGCTCAGCGTGCGCGGTGGTGATACGGTATCTCGTCTGGGGGGCGACGAGTTCGTGCTGTTGCTTACCAATGTTGCCGATCTGGAGGAGGCGGAAGCGGCGCTACAGCGGATTTTGCTGGATATTGCGCGGCCCTATCAAGTCAACGGTTTGATTATGCAGTTGACCGCCAGCATTGGCGCGACTATCTATCCGCTCAACGATACCGATTCCGGCAACCTGCTGCGCCATGCCGACCAAGCGTTGTATCAGGCCAAGCAAACCGGGCGCAACCGTTTTTGCCTGTTCGATATTTCACTCGACAAAGAGGTTCGCTTCCTTTACCAGGAGCAGGAGCGGATTGCTCAGGCGCTGGCGCAGGGTGAAATGGAGCTTTACTACCAGCCCAAGGTGAACATGCGCACCGGCGAGGTGTTTGGCTTCGAAGCGTTGCTGCGCTGGAATCATCCGGAACGCGGCCTGGTGATGCCGATGGAATACCTGCCGCTGATCGAGCAGACCGATCTGATCAAGGATATCGGGATGTGGGTGATGCGGGATGTGCTGCGCCAGTTGGCGGTGTGGCGAGCAGAGGGACTGAACACCCTGGTGAGTATCAACCTTGGGGCGTGCCATTTCAGAAGCATGGAATTTGTCGATCAACTGCGGGATGTGCTTGCGGAATATCCCTCGGTTCCGCCCAGCTCACTGGAACTGGAGATTCTGGAATGCGCTGCGCTCGACGATATCCAGACGGTGCGTTCCATCATGCTGGGCTGTCAGGAACTGGGCGTAAGCTTCGCGTTGGACGACTTCGGCGCGGGCTATTCGTCGCTGGCTTATCTCAAGCGTCTGCCCGCCAATATGCTGAAAATTGACCGGTCATTCATCCACAACATGCTGGAAGATTCGGGCGATCTCACCATCATCGAAGGGGTGGTAAGCATGGCGAGCATTTTCAATCTGGATGTGATTGCGGAGGGCGTCGAAACCATGGAGCAGGGCGTGATGCTGATGCGCCTGGGTTGTGGCAAGGCGCAGGGCTATGGCATTGCTCACCCCATGCCGGCTTCGAAGGTGCCGTACTGGATTGAGCAGTTCAAGCCTGATCCGGGTTGGCTGCGCTGGGCAAATACGCGTTGGGATCTGGCCGATTTTCCGTTGCTGATGGCGCAATCCGATCATGTGCAATGGGTCAAGCGGGTGATGATGGCGATCGAAGGCGCCACCTTGATGCTGAGCGAGGGGGAACTGAAAAGTCACCATCATTGCCGATTCGGCCACTGGTATTACGGCCATGGCAAGGAACGCTATGGCCATCTGACCGGCTACTATGACCTTGAGCCGATCCATACCATGGTGCATGAAGTCGGTGCGGAACTCATTCGTTTGCGTGGTGCTGGTGAGGTTGAGGCTGTCGCTGAGTTATGTCCCAAGTTGATGAAATTGAATGGCGAGGTGCTGGATAAGCTGGCCGACCTGCAGAAGGCCGTGATCAGGACATTGCGATAATTCAGGGCAAGATAGAGTGTCTGGCGCTTGGCGCCAGGTTTTTTCTAGCCTCTTCCTCTAACCCAGCAACAGCGCCGCTGCCACCTTTCTGCCCTCGGACGCGAGGATGTTGTAGGTGCGGCAGGCAGCTGGGGTGTCCATCACCTCCACGCCGATATACGCCCGGATCAGTGCGTCCGTCAGGCGGGGGTGAGGAAAGCGCAGGGTGCTGCCGGTGCCGAGCAGTACGATCTCCGGCATAAACTCCAGGATGGCTTCAAAATGGGCGGCTCCCAACGCTGCAAAGCTTTGCGGCGGCCATGTTTCGACGATCCGATCCGGCAGCACGATCAGGCTGGCTTGATAGTGTTGATGGTTGACCGCGACATAATCGATGTCGTAGCCAGTGAAAAGATTTAAGCCGGCATCGTCGGCCAGGTGGAATTTCAAGGTGGGCCTCCATTTGCGGGACAAGGGACGGTCGGGTAAGATTATACCTTTTTAGCGCATTCTGTGGGGCGACCCGGTCGCCAGCGCAAAAAGGGGCTCGAAGCCATGCAACCCGTACTCAAATCCAGCAAGCTCGCCAACGTCTGCTACGACATCCGTGGACCGGTGATGGCGCGTGCCCGGCAGATGGAGGAGGACGGGCATCGCATTATCAAACTCAACATCGGCAATACGGCACCGTTCGGTTTTGAAGTGCCGGAGGAAATCCTGCAGGATGTGATCCATAATCTGCCCAATGCCTCCGGGTATTGCGAATCCAAAGGGCTGTTCGCCGCGCGCAAGGCGATCATGCACTACACCCAGGAAAAGAAAATCGCCGATGTGACGATGGAGGATATCTACATCGGCAACGGCGTGTCCGAGCTGATCGTGATGGCGATGCAGGGTTTGCTGAACACTGGAGATGAAGTACTGGTGCCGATGCCTGACTATCCGCTGTGGACAGCGGCGGTAACACTGGCCGGCGGCACGCCCCACCATTACATCTGCGACGAGCAGTCTGGCTGGCTGCCAGATCTGAACGATATTCGCGGCAAAATCGGGCCAAATACCCGTGCGATTGTTCTGATCAACCCGAATAATCCGACCGGTGCGCTTTATCCGGTTGAACTGCTGCGAGAGGTCGTGGAGATCGCGCGACAACACCAGCTGATCATCTACTCCGACGAGATCTACGACAAGGTCTTGTATGACGGTGCGACCCATACCTCGATTGCGTCTCTGGCAGACGACGTGCTGTTCATTACCTTCAACGGACTTTCCAAGAATTACCGTGCAGCCGGTTATCGTGCGGGATGGCTGGTGGTGTCGGGCGAAAAAAAGCATGCCAGAGATTACATTGAAGGCTTAACCATGCTCGCCTCGATGCGATTGTGTTCCAACGTGCCGGCGCAGTACGGAATACAGACTGCACTTGGCGGCTACCAGAGCATCAATGATCTGGTCGCGCCCGGGGGGCGTCTGACCAAGCAACGCGACCTGGCCTATCAGTTGCTCACCGATATTCCCGGTGTAACCTGCGTCAAGCCGCAGGGCGCCATGTATTTGTTCCCCCGGCTTGATGCCAAGATGTACCCGATTGCCGATGACCAGGAATTCATCCTTGAGTTGCTGCTTGAGGAAAAGGTGTTGCTGGTGCAGGGCAGCGGTTTCAACTGGCCAAACCCCGATCATTTCCGGGTGGTGTTCCTGCCCAACGTAGACGACCTCACCGAGGCCATAGGTCGTATTGCACACTTTCTTGAGCACTATCGCAAGCGGCATGGTTCCTAACTAAATTATTGTTAACTGAAAACTCATTATGAAACCCATCAACGTAGGTTTGTTAGGCCTGGGTACCGTCGGCGGCGGCACCCTCACAGTATTGCGGCGCAATGCCGGAGAAATTACCCGCCGTGCCGGGCGCGAAATCAAGGTGACCATGGCGGCGGTACGCGATCTGGAAAAGGCGCGGAAACTTGCCGGCCCCGAGCTGGAAATTACCACTGACCCGATGGCGGTAGTGAATAACACGGACATCGATATCGTCGTCGAGTTGATCGGCGGTACGTCGTTGGCCAAGGACCTGGTCCTGAAGGCGATCGCCAACGGCAAGCACGTGGTCACGGCGAACAAGGCGCTGTTGGCGATGCATGGCAACGAAATTTTCCAGGCGGCACAGGCCAAGGGCGTGATGGTAGCCTTCGAGGCGGCCGTGGCAGGCGGCATCCCGATCATCAAGGCGTTGCGCGAGGGCCTCACCGCCAACCGCATCGAATGGATCGCCGGCATCATCAACGGTACTACCAACTTCATCCTGACCGAAATGCGCGACAAGGGCCTGGCCTTCGATGCCGTGCTTCAACAGGCGCAGGAACTCGGCTATGCAGAGGCCGATCCGACCTTCGATATCGAAGGCGTCGACGCGGCGCACAAGCTCACCATTATGGCGGCGATTGGTTTCGGTATTCCGATGCAGTTCGACAAAGCTTACACCGAGGGCATCAGCAAGCTCACCAAAGAAGATATCGCTTATGCCGAACAACTGGGCTACCGCATTAAGCTGCTCGGCATCACCAAACGTACCGAACAGGGCATTGAACTGCGTGTTCATCCGACGCTGATCCCGGCCAAGCGCCTGATCGCCAATGTGGAAGGCGTGATGAATGCGGTGCTGGTCAAAGGCGATGCCGTTGGCGCGACCATGTATTACGGCCGCGGCGCCGGTGCTGAGCCGACTGCGAGTTCCGTGGTGGCGGACCTGGTCGATGTGACCCGGATGCTGACCTCCGATCCGGAAAACCGCGTGCCGCACCTGGCCTTCCAGCCGGACGCCTTGTCCGATGTGCCGGTGCTGGCAATCGACGAAGTCCGTACTTCCTACTACTTGCGCCTGCGTGTTTTCGACAAGCCCGGCGTGCTGGCTGATGTAACGCGGATTCTGGCCGATCTGGGGATCTCGATTGATGCCATGATCCAGAAAGAGCCTGCCGAAGGCGAAGAGCAGGCTGACGTGATCTTGTTGACCCATATCACGGTAGAAAAATTCATCAACCAGGCGATCGCCAAAATTGAGGCGTTGTCTTCGATTTCCGGCAAGGTGACGCGGATACGTCTGGAAGAACTAAGCTCGAATTAATCAACAGCAATTTGACGGTTATAAATATGAAATACTTGAGCACCCGCGGCGGCATGCAGCCTAAAACCTTCACCGAAATCCTGCTCGGAGGCCTCGCTACCGATGGTGGCCTGACCATCTCAGAAGCTTACCCCCGATTCAGCAAGGAAGAACTCGCCGCGATGCGTGACATGAGCTACCGCGAGCTGGCATTCGAGGTAATACGCCGCTTCGCAGACGATATTCCCGCCGCCGACCTCAGGGCCATCGTCGACAAGACCTATACCGCAGAGATTTTCCGCAGCGACGAGATTACGCCGGTGAAAACGCTGGAGCCGGGGTTGCACCTGCTCGGGCTGTCTTACGGCCCGACGCTGGCTTTCAAGGATGTGGCGATGCAGTTGCTCGGCAACTTGTTCGAGTACGTGCTTGCCAAGGAAAATTCCGAGATCAACATCCTCGGTGCGACTTCGGGCGATACCGGCAGCGCGGCGGAATATGCCATGCGCGGCAAGCGTGGCATCAAGGTTTTCATGCTTTCACCGCAGGGAAAGATGAGTCCGTTCCAGACTGCCCAGATGTTCTCTCTGCAGGACCCGAACATTTTCAACATCGCCGTGAAGGGCGTGTTCGATGATTGCCAGGACATCGTCAAGGCGGTCTCCAATGACCTCGACTTCAAGGCCAAACACAAGATCGGCGCAGTCAACTCGATCAACTGGGCGCGCGTCACGGCCCAGGTGGTGTACTACTTCAAGGCCTATTTCGCGGTGACCCAAAGCAACGACGAGGAAGTGTCTTTCTCCGTGCCGTCGGGCAATTTCGGCAACGTCTGCGCCGGCCACATCGCCCGTCAGATGGGCCTGCCGATCAAGAAACTGATCGTTGCAACCAACGAGAACGACGTGCTCGACGAGTTCTTCCGCACTGGCGTTTATCGTCCTCGTCCGCAAACCGAGCATACCAGCAGCCCGTCGATGGATATCTCCAAGGCGTCCAACTTCGAGCGCTTTGTTTACGATCTGGTCGGACGCGATCCGGCAGTGGTGAACGAGCTATGGAAGGAAGTGGACGCGGGTGGCAGCTTCGATCTTTCGAAAACGCCGTATTTCGCCAGAGTCAGGGAATTCGGCTTCGAATCCGGCTCCAGCAGCCATGCAAACCGGCTGGAAACCATACGCCACATGCACCAGAAATACGGCGTGATGATCGACACCCACACTGCCGACGGCGTGAAGGTTGGCCTGGAGCACCGTGAAGCCAACGTGCCCATGGTCTGCCTGGAAACTGCATTGCCCGCCAAATTCGAGGAAACCATCCGCGAAGCGCTGGGTTGCGAGCCTGAGCGCCCGGCCGATATGGTGGGGATAGAGAACCTGCCGCAGCGCTTCGAAGTCATGGCGGCGGATGCCGAAGCAGTGAAGCGCTTCATCGTTCAGCACACCGGCTAACTCTTTTCTGCAAGATCGACTGGCATGAATAATCTTATCCTGCTGGTCGCCTGTTTCATTTTCGGTATGGCGCTGCGCAAGGGTGGGCGCATGCCTGACAACGCGCCTTCTGCGCTGAACAGCTTCATCATCCACATCTCCCTGCCGGCACTGGTTCTGCTCTACATTCATGATATCCATTTCACGCGCGAGCTAGCGTATGCGGCCGCCATGCCCTGGATATTATTTGCTATGGGCGCCGGGTTCTTCTGGATGGCAGGACGGGTGCTCAAATTGCCGCGCGCGACTGTCGGTGCCTTGATGCTCACCGGAGGGTTAGGTAACACTTCGTTTATTGGTTTGCCCATGATCGAAACCTTTTACGGGCACGAGGGCATTGCAACCGGGATCATTGCTGACCAGTTGGGCTCCTTCCTGGCACTGTCCACAGTCGGGATCATTGTTGCCGGCCTGTATTCCTCCGGTGCCCCGGACGCCCGAACCATCGCACGCAAAATCATGTTGTTTCCGCCTTTCATCGCATTGGTGGTTGCTGTACTGCTGATCCCGGTGGATTATCCATTATGGTTTTCAGCTGTTCTGAAGCGTCTGGGCGACACCCTGGCGCCGCTCGCACTGGTGTCGGTGGGCTTACAGTTGCAGCTAGGGCACTTGGCGGGCAATGGCCGCAACTTGGCGCTGGGCTTGGTGTTCAAATTATTTCTCGCACCGCTGCTGCTGTGTTTTTTGTTGGTGGGCGCGCTCGGGGGGCACGGGCTGGTAACGCAAGTAACGCTGTTCGAAGCCGCCATGGGGCCCATGATTACCGGCGCTATTGTGGCGATCGAACATGATCTCGATCCTCCTCTCGTCACTCTGATGGTGGCTGTGGGGATAGCCCTGTCCTTTTTTACGCTGACCGCTTGGTGGTGGGTATTGCGGGCCGTGTAAAACGCTGCATCTGCCGCAGATCCTTGCTTACGTGTGGGCTGCGCTATATCCGAGCAAAAATCATATACTCGAATCTTAATAGATCAGATATAAATTATGTATACTCCATGGAGCGCGTCCCAAGTAAGTATCTGGAAAGAATTGTTTCAATTAACCGTATGATTATTATTGGAGAATACCATATGAAAAAGACTTTAATTGCAACGCTGCTGCTGGGTATGTTTGCTGTTCCTTCGTTTGCCGCTGATGCCATCAAGATTGCAATTACCGGCCCATTTAGTGGCGGTTCGGCTCCGATGGGCATATCCATGAGGGACGGCGCCAAACTCGCGATTTCCGAGATCAACGCGGCGGGCGGTATCAGTGTCGGCAGCAAGAAGATGAAAATCGAGATAATCGAACGGGACGATGAAGGCAAGAACGAGCGTGGCGCTCTGATCGGGCAGGAACTGGCCTCGATGGGCGATTTGTCCGGCGTGATCGGCACCGTGAATACGGGGGGTCGTGCTCGCGGGCGACAAGCATTTGCAGGATAAAGGAATCACCAAAATAATCACGCCTGCAGCTGGCTCCGCCTCCATGACTCAGTGGAGCAAGGCAGGGGTGAAGGATTTGTCGATTTTCCGTTTTTCCGCGAATGACGGCATTCAGTCCGCCATGGTGATTGAAGAGGCGATCAACCGTAAATTTACCAAAGTGGCGATCCTGCACGACGCAACCAACTACGGTGTTTCCGGTCGTGACGACCTGCTGGAGCAAATCAAGAAGCAGGGTGACAAACTGCAGGTGGTTGCCACCGAAAAATACAACATCGGCGACAAGGACATGACGGCGCAGTTGATGCGTGCGAAAGCCGGTGGTGCACAGGCGATCCTGCTCTGGGGGATTGGACCCGAGATGGCCGCCCTTGCTAACGGTATGGCAAAAATGGGCATGAAAGAGCCGCTGATCGGCGGCTGGACCCTCTCTATGTCCAACTTCATCGATAACGCAGGCAAGAGCGGCGATGGTGCCTTGATGCCGCAGACCTTCATTGAGGAGCCGATTACGCCCAAGGCCAAGAGTTTCATCGAAGGCTACCACAAGGCTTATGGGGTCAGCCGCATGGCATCCCCGATGTCTGCAGCCCAGGGTTATGATGCCGTTTATATTTTTGCAGCTGCCGTGAAACAGGCGCAAAGCGATGACACCCACAAGATCAAGGAAGCGCTTGAGGATTTGAAAGAACCCGTGAAAGGCGTGATCGCTACCTGGCTGCGCCCCTTCAGTAAATGGGATCCTGCCAACGAGCAGACCCATGAAGCTTTCCGTCGTGATCAGGTGGTGATGGGTATGGTCAAGGATGGTCGCGTCGTTTTCGCCAATGAGGCTGAAAAGCAGCGTCTCATCAAAAGCGCAACGGAAGTGAAGAAAGGTAAGTAAAGCTGTGGAAGGGGGGTTCCCCCTTCCACGGTTCACACAAAGCAATCATCATGGAATCAATCATTATCGCCCAGATGGCTGTGAGCGGGGCCTTCATGGGCCTTGTTTACGCGCTTATCGCCTACGGCTTTCAGCTGACATACGCTACCAGCAAAAGCATCAATTTCGGTCAGGGCGAGTTGGTAATGGTTTCCGCTTTCTTTAGCC
Proteins encoded:
- a CDS encoding AEC family transporter; amino-acid sequence: MNNLILLVACFIFGMALRKGGRMPDNAPSALNSFIIHISLPALVLLYIHDIHFTRELAYAAAMPWILFAMGAGFFWMAGRVLKLPRATVGALMLTGGLGNTSFIGLPMIETFYGHEGIATGIIADQLGSFLALSTVGIIVAGLYSSGAPDARTIARKIMLFPPFIALVVAVLLIPVDYPLWFSAVLKRLGDTLAPLALVSVGLQLQLGHLAGNGRNLALGLVFKLFLAPLLLCFLLVGALGGHGLVTQVTLFEAAMGPMITGAIVAIEHDLDPPLVTLMVAVGIALSFFTLTAWWWVLRAV
- a CDS encoding ABC transporter substrate-binding protein, whose amino-acid sequence is MKKTLIATLLLGMFAVPSFAADAIKIAITGPFSGGSAPMGISMRDGAKLAISEINAAGGISVGSKKMKIEIIERDDEGKNERGALIGQELASMGDLSGVIGTVNTGGRARGRQAFAG
- a CDS encoding ABC transporter substrate-binding protein; its protein translation is MTQWSKAGVKDLSIFRFSANDGIQSAMVIEEAINRKFTKVAILHDATNYGVSGRDDLLEQIKKQGDKLQVVATEKYNIGDKDMTAQLMRAKAGGAQAILLWGIGPEMAALANGMAKMGMKEPLIGGWTLSMSNFIDNAGKSGDGALMPQTFIEEPITPKAKSFIEGYHKAYGVSRMASPMSAAQGYDAVYIFAAAVKQAQSDDTHKIKEALEDLKEPVKGVIATWLRPFSKWDPANEQTHEAFRRDQVVMGMVKDGRVVFANEAEKQRLIKSATEVKKGK